One Campylobacter lari DNA segment encodes these proteins:
- the hypB gene encoding hydrogenase nickel incorporation protein HypB: MCKDCGCSINGHEHHHDHHHENPALKDEKTINVISKILSKNDHQAAHNREHFNEYNTLCINLMSSPGSGKTTLLEETIKTLKDDLKIAVVEGDLETNNDANRIIKAGGLAHQITTGQTCHLDAFMVHEALHHFKLSELDIVFVENVGNLVCPASYDLGEHLNVVLLSVTEGSDKVEKYPVMFRKADLLVITKADLAQHFDFDFKAASMAAKRLNPKIDIMILDSKTKTGFDLWINYLKMKKELN, translated from the coding sequence ATGTGTAAAGATTGCGGCTGTTCTATTAATGGACATGAACATCATCATGATCACCATCATGAAAATCCGGCTTTAAAAGATGAAAAAACTATTAATGTTATTAGTAAAATTTTATCAAAAAATGATCATCAAGCAGCTCATAATAGAGAGCATTTTAATGAGTATAATACTCTTTGTATTAATCTAATGAGTTCTCCAGGAAGCGGTAAAACAACGCTTTTAGAAGAAACTATAAAAACTTTAAAAGATGATTTAAAAATAGCCGTGGTTGAAGGGGATTTAGAAACTAACAATGATGCAAATCGCATTATTAAAGCAGGAGGCTTAGCTCATCAAATCACCACAGGACAAACTTGTCATTTAGATGCTTTTATGGTGCATGAAGCTTTACATCATTTTAAACTTAGCGAACTTGATATAGTTTTTGTTGAAAATGTAGGAAATTTAGTATGTCCTGCAAGTTATGATTTGGGCGAGCATTTAAATGTAGTTTTACTTTCAGTAACAGAAGGTAGCGATAAGGTAGAAAAATATCCAGTGATGTTTAGAAAGGCTGATTTATTAGTCATTACTAAAGCTGATTTAGCTCAGCATTTTGACTTTGATTTTAAAGCAGCTTCTATGGCTGCTAAAAGGCTAAATCCTAAAATAGATATTATGATTTTAGATAGCAAAACAAAAACAGGATTTGATCTTTGGATAAATTATCTAAAAATGAAAAAGGAGCTTAACTAA
- the hypF gene encoding carbamoyltransferase HypF has product MSHFGYEIHIKGLVQGVGFRPFVFNIAKELNLKGEVYNNSLGVVIILECNNVELEIFKEKLFTNLPPLARIDDFNFSYKKLQKTYNEFSISTSKDSEKFSPILSDFALCGDCYNEFYDEKNPRFKYPFITCTNCGPRFSIIKKLPYDRANTTMDEFKMCSFCQSEYEDPANRRFHAQPLSCPKCKITIFLKDKNQNILAKDEKAFILLAKLLEEGKIIAFKGMGGFHLICDSTNENAINELRIRKNRPKKPFAIMVKDLKMAQELAFINEAEAKLLTSNLKPIVILNSKNIHKSLAPDTNKIGIMLAYMGTHLMLFEHFKKPIIATSANLSSQSIIYEETKLLEQLSDVFDFYLDYDRAIHNSSDDSIAQVIDKEVMFLRTSRGLNPLYINTAGIFNVKENILALGSELKNEFACFFKNQIFISPYIGDMKSLDIQERFFKILTFFQNSYKLNFDHILSDKHPQFNYVKEFRDYKNFRVQHHYAHLCACLFEHKIYKNDVLAFVFDGTGYGDDGKIWGGEIFRASLKSYERLNHFKNFKLINADIKNIANLALALIFDFNLESKASEFLAKFSQVKLNNLKKIHTQSSLYTSSLGRIIDAFGAFAFDIQRLDYEAQIGLLMEKYYDKNLDYSYKFDIKEKEIYFKNAFLQALEDKDKVKISTGLLNGIANLIIEYSKDFKEEVLLCGGVFQNKTLLEILDRKKFAYKTSLQFPCNDSSIALGQLVHYLSLKT; this is encoded by the coding sequence ATGTCCCACTTTGGATATGAAATTCATATTAAAGGGCTAGTGCAAGGCGTTGGCTTTCGTCCTTTTGTTTTTAATATAGCTAAAGAGCTTAATTTAAAAGGTGAAGTTTATAATAATAGCTTAGGTGTTGTTATAATCCTTGAGTGTAACAATGTTGAATTAGAAATTTTTAAAGAAAAACTTTTTACTAATTTACCACCTTTAGCTAGGATAGATGATTTTAATTTTTCTTATAAAAAACTTCAAAAAACTTATAATGAATTTAGCATAAGTACTTCAAAAGATAGTGAAAAATTTAGTCCGATTTTGAGTGATTTTGCTCTTTGTGGGGATTGCTATAATGAATTTTATGATGAGAAAAATCCACGTTTTAAATACCCTTTCATCACTTGCACAAATTGTGGACCAAGATTTTCTATTATAAAAAAACTCCCATATGATAGAGCTAATACGACTATGGATGAGTTTAAAATGTGTTCTTTTTGTCAAAGTGAATATGAAGATCCCGCTAATCGTCGCTTTCATGCTCAACCACTTTCATGTCCAAAATGTAAAATTACTATCTTTTTAAAAGATAAAAATCAAAATATTTTAGCCAAAGATGAAAAAGCTTTTATCTTGCTTGCAAAGCTTTTAGAAGAAGGTAAAATCATAGCTTTTAAAGGTATGGGTGGGTTTCATTTAATTTGTGATAGCACAAATGAAAATGCTATAAATGAACTTAGAATACGTAAAAATCGCCCTAAAAAGCCTTTTGCTATTATGGTAAAAGATCTTAAAATGGCTCAGGAATTAGCTTTTATCAATGAGGCCGAGGCAAAACTTTTAACTTCAAATTTAAAACCCATAGTTATTTTAAATAGCAAAAATATCCATAAAAGCTTAGCGCCAGATACTAATAAAATAGGTATTATGTTAGCTTATATGGGAACACATTTAATGCTTTTTGAGCATTTTAAAAAACCTATCATTGCAACAAGTGCTAATTTAAGCTCACAAAGCATTATTTATGAAGAAACAAAACTCTTAGAACAACTTAGTGATGTATTTGATTTTTATCTTGATTATGATAGAGCAATACACAATTCAAGCGATGATAGTATTGCTCAAGTTATTGATAAAGAAGTAATGTTTTTAAGGACTTCAAGAGGCCTTAACCCACTTTATATCAACACAGCAGGTATTTTTAATGTAAAAGAAAATATTCTAGCTCTAGGAAGTGAGCTAAAAAATGAATTTGCATGTTTTTTTAAAAATCAAATTTTTATTTCTCCTTATATAGGCGATATGAAAAGTTTAGACATACAAGAGAGATTTTTTAAAATTTTAACTTTCTTTCAAAACTCTTATAAACTAAATTTTGATCATATTTTAAGTGATAAACACCCACAATTTAACTATGTAAAAGAATTTAGAGATTATAAAAATTTTCGTGTGCAACATCACTATGCACATTTGTGTGCTTGTTTATTTGAACACAAAATTTACAAAAATGATGTTTTGGCCTTTGTTTTTGATGGAACGGGTTATGGGGATGATGGAAAAATTTGGGGTGGGGAGATTTTTAGAGCGAGTTTAAAAAGCTATGAAAGGCTAAATCATTTTAAAAATTTCAAACTAATTAATGCAGATATTAAAAATATCGCAAATTTAGCTTTAGCTTTGATTTTTGATTTTAATTTAGAAAGCAAAGCTAGCGAGTTTTTAGCTAAATTTTCTCAAGTAAAATTAAACAATCTTAAAAAAATTCACACTCAAAGCTCTTTATATACAAGTTCTCTTGGTAGGATTATTGATGCTTTTGGCGCTTTTGCTTTTGATATACAAAGGCTTGATTATGAAGCGCAAATTGGACTTTTGATGGAAAAATATTATGATAAAAATCTTGATTATAGTTACAAATTTGATATCAAAGAAAAAGAAATTTACTTTAAAAATGCTTTTTTACAAGCTTTAGAAGATAAAGATAAGGTTAAAATTAGCACAGGTTTGCTTAATGGCATTGCAAATTTAATTATAGAATATTCAAAAGATTTTAAAGAAGAAGTGCTTTTGTGTGGCGGAGTATTTCAAAACAAAACCTTACTTGAAATTTTAGATCGAAAAAAATTTGCTTATAAAACTTCTTTGCAATTTCCTTGCAATGATAGTTCTATTGCACTTGGACAACTTGTACATTATTTATCTTTAAAAACTTAA
- the pepE gene encoding dipeptidase PepE, with protein MKRRSLLKVGAIGLAAMLFSGVALNANDVVNFPKDKQKALLLSSSGYKDTGYLNHALPWLKEFVEKNNLKGKKVAFIPYAGVRKTYEQYEAQVAKALESLGLQIISVHRGNAVDIVKSADAIFVGGGNTFELVNQLYNNNLVELIAKRVSEGVPYVGWSAGSNVAGATMMTTNDMPIVEPKSFNTFNIFPHQINPHFISGKPVGHNGESREERLEEFLIVNPKVVVYALPEGVALLLDGKKAKVLGMDKNAPLLKLENKKEIQKIAIGSEFNY; from the coding sequence ATGAAAAGAAGAAGTTTATTGAAAGTAGGTGCTATTGGTTTAGCTGCTATGCTTTTTAGCGGGGTAGCTTTAAATGCCAATGATGTAGTTAATTTCCCAAAAGATAAACAAAAAGCTTTGTTGCTCTCAAGTTCAGGTTATAAAGATACTGGATATTTAAATCATGCTTTACCTTGGCTTAAAGAATTTGTTGAAAAAAACAACTTAAAAGGTAAAAAAGTAGCTTTTATACCTTATGCAGGTGTTAGAAAAACTTATGAGCAATATGAAGCACAAGTTGCTAAAGCTTTAGAAAGTTTAGGACTTCAAATAATTAGTGTACATAGGGGTAATGCTGTTGATATTGTTAAAAGTGCTGATGCGATTTTTGTAGGAGGCGGAAATACTTTTGAACTTGTAAATCAACTTTATAATAATAACCTAGTAGAACTCATTGCAAAAAGAGTAAGTGAAGGTGTGCCTTATGTTGGTTGGTCAGCAGGCTCAAACGTAGCAGGTGCAACTATGATGACAACTAATGATATGCCTATAGTTGAACCAAAATCATTCAATACTTTTAATATCTTCCCTCATCAAATCAACCCACATTTTATCTCAGGCAAACCAGTAGGACACAATGGTGAAAGCCGTGAAGAAAGACTTGAAGAGTTTTTGATTGTTAATCCTAAAGTAGTTGTTTATGCTTTACCAGAAGGTGTTGCGTTATTACTTGATGGCAAAAAAGCAAAAGTTTTAGGTATGGATAAAAATGCTCCACTTTTAAAACTTGAAAATAAAAAAGAAATTCAAAAAATCGCTATCGGTTCTGAATTTAACTACTGA
- a CDS encoding M48 family metallopeptidase has product MARQSSSIKGILEFKEFCFAFEKKKLKYLRLRIDRDLNFKLSIPLYYEQRDVLRFLEKNESWIRAKEKELSLKRVVIASDELYFLGRKYKLVFDENYKKVFIKKGKIFAKNQKALDLFLRRSARVIFEFYIKKWEFAFERKVQRICIKEMISRWGSCNHQKAYINLNLKLMQKPIKAIEYVILHELTHLIYPHHQKEFYDFLYKLMPDYKACEALLKSFIY; this is encoded by the coding sequence ATGGCAAGGCAAAGCTCTAGTATAAAAGGAATTTTAGAATTTAAAGAATTTTGTTTTGCTTTTGAAAAGAAAAAACTTAAATATCTAAGACTTAGGATAGATAGAGATTTAAATTTCAAGCTTAGCATACCGCTATATTATGAGCAAAGAGATGTTTTAAGATTTTTAGAAAAAAATGAAAGTTGGATTAGAGCCAAAGAAAAAGAACTTTCTTTAAAAAGGGTAGTTATAGCAAGTGATGAGCTATATTTTTTAGGTAGAAAATACAAGTTAGTCTTTGATGAAAATTATAAAAAAGTATTTATTAAAAAAGGTAAAATCTTTGCAAAAAATCAAAAAGCCTTAGATCTTTTCTTAAGGCGTAGTGCTAGAGTGATTTTTGAGTTTTATATAAAAAAATGGGAATTTGCTTTTGAAAGAAAGGTGCAAAGAATTTGTATTAAGGAAATGATTTCAAGATGGGGTTCTTGCAATCATCAAAAAGCATACATAAACTTAAATTTAAAACTTATGCAAAAGCCTATAAAAGCTATAGAATATGTGATTTTGCATGAACTTACACATTTAATTTATCCACATCATCAAAAAGAATTTTATGATTTTTTATATAAATTAATGCCTGATTATAAAGCATGTGAAGCTCTTTTAAAAAGTTTTATTTATTAA
- a CDS encoding MATE family efflux transporter translates to MASKQLSLKHLSMPILLEMFLRYFSLIINTVMVSQYSNFLVGAMGAGNQVADLFIIIFSFLSVGCSVVIAQALGAKNYTLARKVIHQSLFLNGLIGLVCGSLILWHGEFLLYLLQIPNELLKDSEIYLHMLGICLFFDAMGIVLAAIIRVYNMAYWVMFTTLLMNVVIFIGNFYVLHFTKLELFGVGLSNILGRLVAFGMLVAILSFKLKIYLKIKEMVSLEKTVLKKILNIGGFAAGENLIWFIQYTIAFAFVASLGKENLSVQTIYFQISLLIMLVGQAISVANEIIIGKLVGAKYLNVAYKHTWIALYFSVVASAFVALLNYVLQDFTMGVVKLEESLKELMIPLFTLSIFLEISRTFNIVMVNSLRASGDARFPFLSGVVFMLGVSLPVGYVLCFYVGLGILGVWIGFCADEFLRGIVNSYRWKSKKWQGKALV, encoded by the coding sequence ATGGCCAGCAAACAACTTTCACTCAAGCATCTTAGTATGCCTATACTACTTGAAATGTTTTTAAGATATTTTTCATTGATTATCAATACCGTTATGGTTTCGCAGTATTCTAATTTTTTAGTTGGAGCTATGGGTGCAGGTAATCAAGTAGCAGATTTATTTATTATTATTTTTAGTTTTTTAAGTGTGGGTTGTAGTGTGGTGATTGCTCAAGCTTTAGGAGCTAAAAATTATACTTTAGCTAGAAAAGTAATCCATCAAAGTTTATTTTTAAATGGCTTAATCGGACTTGTGTGTGGAAGTTTGATTTTATGGCATGGAGAGTTTTTGCTTTACCTTTTACAAATTCCAAATGAACTTTTAAAAGACAGTGAAATTTACTTGCATATGCTTGGAATTTGTTTGTTTTTTGATGCTATGGGTATAGTTTTGGCCGCTATTATTAGGGTGTATAATATGGCTTATTGGGTTATGTTTACAACCTTATTGATGAATGTTGTGATATTTATAGGAAATTTTTATGTGTTACATTTTACCAAATTAGAGCTTTTTGGAGTAGGGCTTAGCAATATATTAGGACGTTTAGTAGCTTTTGGTATGCTAGTGGCAATACTTAGTTTTAAACTTAAAATTTATCTTAAAATTAAAGAGATGGTAAGCCTTGAAAAAACTGTACTTAAAAAGATTTTAAATATCGGTGGGTTTGCTGCTGGTGAAAATTTAATATGGTTTATACAATACACCATAGCTTTTGCTTTTGTAGCAAGTTTAGGTAAAGAAAACTTAAGTGTTCAAACGATTTATTTTCAAATTTCTTTACTTATTATGTTAGTAGGGCAAGCTATAAGTGTGGCAAATGAGATTATCATAGGTAAATTAGTTGGCGCAAAATACTTAAATGTAGCTTATAAACATACTTGGATAGCTTTGTATTTTAGCGTGGTAGCAAGTGCTTTTGTGGCTTTACTTAATTATGTTTTGCAAGATTTTACTATGGGTGTAGTAAAACTTGAGGAAAGTTTAAAAGAGCTTATGATACCACTTTTTACTCTTTCTATTTTTTTAGAAATTTCAAGAACTTTTAATATAGTCATGGTGAATTCTCTAAGAGCAAGTGGTGATGCGAGGTTTCCGTTTTTAAGTGGAGTGGTGTTTATGCTTGGGGTTTCTTTACCGGTTGGTTATGTGCTTTGTTTTTATGTTGGGCTTGGAATTTTAGGAGTTTGGATAGGTTTTTGTGCGGATGAGTTTTTACGTGGTATTGTAAATTCATATAGATGGAAAAGTAAAAAATGGCAAGGCAAAGCTCTAGTATAA
- the pstB gene encoding phosphate ABC transporter ATP-binding protein PstB: MIAKTTNLNLFYGKKQALFDINMEIQKNKITALIGASGCGKSTFLRCFNRMNDKIAKIDGLVEIGGKDVKNQDLVVLRKKVGMVFQQPNVFVKSIYDNISYAPKLHGMIKNKDEEDALVEDCLKKVGLFEEVKDKLKQNALALSGGQQQRLCIARALAIKPKLLLLDEPTSALDPISSSVIEELIKELSHNLSMIMVTHNMQQAKRVADYTAFFYLGELVEFGESREFFENPKEEKTKAYLNGAFG, from the coding sequence ATGATAGCAAAAACAACAAATTTAAATTTATTTTATGGTAAAAAACAAGCTTTATTTGATATTAATATGGAAATTCAAAAAAATAAAATAACAGCTTTAATAGGTGCTTCAGGCTGTGGAAAATCCACATTTTTGCGTTGTTTTAATAGGATGAATGATAAAATAGCAAAAATCGATGGTCTTGTTGAGATTGGTGGAAAAGATGTTAAAAATCAAGATTTAGTTGTGCTTAGAAAAAAAGTTGGAATGGTATTTCAACAACCTAATGTTTTTGTAAAAAGTATTTATGATAATATTTCTTATGCTCCAAAACTCCATGGGATGATCAAAAACAAAGATGAAGAAGATGCATTAGTGGAAGATTGTCTTAAAAAGGTTGGTCTTTTTGAAGAGGTTAAAGATAAACTAAAACAAAATGCTCTAGCACTTTCAGGTGGTCAGCAACAACGCCTTTGTATTGCAAGAGCTTTAGCTATAAAGCCAAAATTATTACTTTTAGATGAACCAACTTCTGCACTTGATCCTATATCTTCAAGTGTTATAGAAGAGCTTATCAAAGAATTAAGTCATAATCTTTCCATGATCATGGTAACACATAACATGCAACAAGCTAAGCGCGTGGCTGATTATACTGCGTTTTTTTATTTAGGAGAACTTGTAGAATTTGGAGAGAGTAGGGAATTTTTTGAAAATCCCAAAGAAGAAAAAACAAAAGCTTATTTAAACGGAGCTTTTGGGTAA
- the pstA gene encoding phosphate ABC transporter permease PstA has translation MKKLFKQRKKASKNFKRFCKMGLYVNLIFLCIFLSSVGYLGIGAFKQTYIYAHTDRNSPSYELLSRAEQRKIRTGQIKEKSWLLANSEVDQYMKKNYNKLSDEQKALVDELVQKQEIKLSFNTNFFLNGDSKSPENSGIFASVVGTLLVMLVCMAVSIPIGVGAAIYLEEFAPQNVFTHFIEVCINNLASIPSILFGLLGLGVFINLFGMPRSSALVGGLTLAIMSLPIIIVSTKVALKSVDINMKNAAYALGMTKIQMIKGIMLPLAMPMILTGSILTLAGAIGETAPLMIIGMIAFIPDVANSIFAPTSVLPAQIFSWSAMPERAFLERTAAGIIVLLSLLVILNLAAILLRRYFQGKLK, from the coding sequence ATGAAAAAACTTTTTAAACAAAGAAAAAAAGCTTCAAAAAATTTCAAAAGATTCTGTAAAATGGGACTTTATGTAAACCTTATTTTTCTTTGTATTTTTTTATCAAGTGTGGGGTATCTTGGGATAGGAGCTTTTAAGCAAACTTATATTTATGCCCATACTGATAGAAATAGCCCTTCGTATGAGCTTTTATCGCGCGCTGAACAAAGGAAAATAAGAACAGGTCAAATCAAAGAAAAATCTTGGCTTTTAGCAAATTCTGAAGTTGATCAATATATGAAAAAAAACTACAATAAATTAAGTGATGAACAAAAGGCTTTAGTTGATGAATTAGTTCAAAAACAAGAAATTAAGCTAAGTTTTAATACGAATTTTTTCCTTAATGGAGACTCTAAATCACCTGAAAATTCAGGAATCTTTGCTTCTGTGGTTGGAACTTTGCTTGTGATGTTAGTATGTATGGCTGTGAGTATCCCGATAGGAGTTGGAGCGGCTATTTATTTAGAAGAATTTGCTCCGCAAAATGTATTTACGCATTTTATAGAAGTATGTATAAATAATTTAGCTAGTATTCCTAGTATTTTATTTGGACTTTTAGGTCTTGGAGTGTTTATTAATCTTTTTGGCATGCCTCGTTCTAGTGCTTTAGTCGGGGGACTTACTTTAGCTATTATGAGTTTACCTATTATTATTGTATCAACTAAAGTTGCCTTAAAAAGTGTGGATATTAATATGAAAAATGCAGCATATGCTTTAGGTATGACTAAAATTCAAATGATAAAAGGTATTATGCTGCCTTTGGCAATGCCTATGATTTTAACAGGTTCTATTTTAACTTTAGCAGGGGCTATTGGCGAAACTGCACCTTTAATGATTATAGGTATGATAGCTTTTATACCTGATGTAGCAAACTCAATTTTTGCGCCAACAAGTGTTTTGCCTGCTCAAATTTTTTCATGGTCAGCTATGCCAGAGCGTGCATTTTTAGAAAGAACAGCAGCAGGGATTATAGTGCTTTTATCTCTTTTGGTGATTTTAAATTTAGCAGCAATACTTTTAAGAAGATATTTTCAAGGAAAATTAAAATGA
- the pstC gene encoding phosphate ABC transporter permease subunit PstC: protein MIKEKIIKLTLFLCAFVSVVVSFAIMLTILIEALKFFQKESVFTFLFSSQWAADAAFVGADGSSKHGVFGALSLFWGTFYISLIAMLTALPLGVMCAIYLGVFAGKKSKNYLKPILEIIAGIPTVVFGFFAAIVVAPFIVWFFSLFGIEASFQSALGAGFIMGIMIVPIVASLSQDCIEAVSLKRINGAYALGMTKKEVVFAVILPEAMPGIVAACLLGLSRALGETMIVVMAASLRPNLTMNFLEDMTTVTVKIVEALSGDQAFDSSLALSAFSLGLVLFIITLIINIFSVYLINRFHKRKNL, encoded by the coding sequence TTGATAAAAGAAAAAATAATAAAATTAACGCTTTTTCTTTGTGCTTTTGTTAGCGTAGTAGTAAGCTTTGCTATTATGCTAACTATTTTAATTGAAGCATTAAAATTTTTTCAAAAAGAAAGTGTATTTACTTTTTTATTTTCAAGTCAGTGGGCAGCAGATGCTGCATTTGTAGGTGCTGATGGAAGTAGCAAGCATGGGGTTTTTGGTGCTTTGAGTTTATTTTGGGGAACTTTTTATATTTCATTAATAGCAATGCTAACAGCCTTACCTTTAGGTGTAATGTGTGCCATTTATCTTGGAGTATTTGCAGGTAAAAAATCTAAAAACTATTTAAAGCCTATTTTAGAAATCATAGCAGGAATTCCTACTGTAGTTTTTGGATTTTTCGCAGCCATAGTTGTAGCTCCTTTTATAGTATGGTTTTTCTCTCTCTTTGGCATAGAAGCTAGTTTTCAAAGTGCTTTAGGTGCAGGTTTTATCATGGGTATTATGATAGTTCCTATAGTGGCTTCACTCTCACAAGATTGCATTGAAGCTGTAAGTTTAAAAAGAATCAATGGAGCTTATGCTTTAGGTATGACTAAAAAAGAAGTCGTTTTTGCAGTAATTTTACCAGAAGCAATGCCAGGTATAGTTGCAGCTTGTCTTTTAGGACTTTCAAGAGCTTTAGGTGAAACAATGATTGTTGTTATGGCTGCTTCATTGCGTCCAAATTTAACTATGAATTTTTTAGAAGATATGACAACAGTGACTGTAAAAATAGTAGAAGCATTAAGCGGTGATCAAGCTTTTGATAGTTCTTTAGCTTTAAGTGCATTTTCTTTAGGGCTTGTGCTTTTTATTATTACATTAATCATTAATATTTTTAGCGTTTATTTGATAAATCGCTTCCATAAAAGGAAAAATTTATGA
- a CDS encoding substrate-binding domain-containing protein — protein sequence MKKLLALSVACFVSLNAAELKIAGSSTVYPFTSFVAEEYAVIRNTKTPIVESLGTGGGFKVFCEGITDISNASRAIKPSEFEACKKSGVSDIVGIMIGYDGIVLAQNKINAPLNISLHELFLALAKEIPQDGKLVPNPYTNWQQINKNLPNRKITIYGPPSSSGTRDSIEELVMVDISKKIPEYKGVYKTIRQDGVFIPSGENDNLIVSKLSVDKEAFGLFGYGFLASNDDKINAAYIDGVKADEKNISEGKYKLARSLFIYMNAKKNPEVFEFAKIYMSDDLAKSGAELEKIGLVPLDEKTLKQTQKHIEEKGLLTDELVRAGKVF from the coding sequence ATGAAAAAACTTTTAGCTTTAAGTGTAGCTTGCTTTGTTAGTTTAAACGCAGCAGAATTAAAAATAGCAGGTTCATCTACTGTCTATCCTTTTACTTCTTTTGTTGCTGAAGAATATGCTGTTATAAGAAATACAAAAACACCTATAGTTGAAAGTCTTGGTACAGGTGGTGGTTTTAAAGTGTTTTGTGAGGGTATTACTGATATTTCTAATGCTTCAAGAGCAATCAAGCCAAGTGAATTTGAAGCTTGTAAAAAATCAGGTGTGAGTGATATAGTCGGTATTATGATAGGTTATGATGGCATAGTTTTAGCTCAAAATAAAATCAATGCTCCATTAAATATAAGCTTACATGAGTTATTTTTAGCTTTGGCTAAAGAAATTCCACAAGATGGAAAATTAGTCCCAAATCCTTACACAAATTGGCAACAAATCAATAAAAATTTACCAAATAGAAAAATTACAATCTATGGTCCTCCATCAAGTTCAGGAACAAGAGATAGTATAGAAGAGCTTGTAATGGTAGATATTTCTAAAAAAATTCCAGAATACAAAGGTGTATATAAAACTATACGTCAAGATGGAGTATTTATACCAAGTGGCGAAAATGATAATTTAATTGTTTCAAAACTTTCTGTTGATAAAGAAGCTTTTGGGCTTTTTGGATACGGATTTTTAGCTAGCAATGATGATAAGATTAATGCTGCTTACATTGATGGTGTAAAAGCTGATGAGAAAAATATATCTGAAGGAAAATATAAACTAGCTCGTTCTTTGTTTATATATATGAATGCTAAGAAAAATCCAGAAGTATTTGAATTTGCAAAAATTTACATGAGTGATGATTTAGCTAAAAGCGGAGCAGAATTAGAAAAAATAGGATTAGTTCCTTTGGATGAAAAAACTTTAAAACAAACCCAAAAACATATAGAAGAAAAAGGTTTATTAACTGATGAGCTTGTTAGAGCAGGGAAAGTTTTTTGA
- a CDS encoding response regulator transcription factor: MLNIILIEDDKDLNELITLRLSQENIKIYNYFDFFDLETFLDTNEIDLIIMDRNLPSGDSVEMIKQLRKKGYMEPVIFLSAKTLQKDILEGFEQGCDDYICKPFDFNELLFRIKAVTKRNKAPKEQISYQDFTLYIEERKLTYKTNTFENLSTLDAELLKCFFNHKNQLLSRQFLSEQVWKNDTTSDKTINTAILRLKQKIPQIKENIISVRSVGYKLC; this comes from the coding sequence ATGTTAAATATTATTTTGATAGAAGATGATAAAGACTTAAACGAATTAATCACACTAAGACTTAGTCAAGAAAATATAAAAATTTATAATTATTTTGATTTTTTTGACTTAGAAACCTTTCTAGATACAAATGAAATAGACTTAATCATCATGGATAGAAATTTACCAAGTGGCGATAGTGTAGAGATGATAAAACAATTAAGAAAAAAAGGTTATATGGAGCCTGTGATTTTTCTTAGTGCAAAGACTTTACAAAAAGATATTTTAGAAGGTTTTGAGCAAGGCTGTGATGATTATATATGTAAACCCTTTGATTTTAATGAGCTTTTATTTAGAATCAAAGCCGTAACTAAAAGAAATAAAGCTCCAAAAGAACAAATTTCTTATCAAGATTTTACCTTATATATAGAAGAGAGAAAATTAACCTATAAAACAAATACATTTGAAAATTTATCAACCCTAGATGCAGAACTACTCAAGTGTTTTTTTAATCACAAAAATCAACTTCTAAGCCGTCAATTTTTAAGTGAGCAAGTATGGAAAAATGACACAACAAGTGATAAGACAATCAATACGGCTATTTTAAGATTAAAACAAAAAATTCCACAAATTAAAGAAAATATCATTTCAGTGCGCTCGGTGGGCTATAAATTGTGCTAA